DNA sequence from the bacterium genome:
CGCAGGCCGTGCTCACCGTCTGCGCGATGCAGGCGGGCGGCACGTCGCCGCTGCCGTCGCTCAACGGCACCAGCGGCGAGCTCACCCCGCCCGGGCAGTCGCCCGGGACGCGACAGACATTGACCGAGCCGGCGCCGGTGCCGAGCGTCAGCTTGCCGGCGTTGTTGGCATCGAAGGCGACGGCGCTGACGCTGTTCGGCACCAGAATGGCCGTGCGCCGCACGAAGTCGAAGTCGTGCAGCATCTGGTTCGGCGGCAGCGCGCCGACCACGGCGGCGGCGGTCTGGCCGGCGACGCTACCCGAGACGCTGCAGCCGCCCGTCCCGGCCGACGATCCCACCAGGCTGGTGACCCGCTGCCGCTCGGCGCCAGCCCCCAGCGGCGGCAAGACGCGCACCAACTGGTACGCGGTGCCGTCGGCGGCGCGGAAGACCGACTGGGTGAACTGCGCGCGCGCCGGCCCCGCCCAGGCGGCGAGCGCCAGCACGGCCAACAGCGCGAGCCGACCGGCGCATGCGCCGCGCTCGCTCATCCGAGTCGTTCCCCCCATGTCAGTCACAGACCCGCGGCGGGCACCATCGCGCCCGTCCGCCCCGCTCATGATCTCCGCAGCGCCGGCGTTTCCCTCAACACCGCGACCACCCCCGCGCTGCCTGTCCCCTCAGTTCAGAATCGGCTTCGGATCAGCAAATCACTCGACGGCACGCATGGCAAAGAGCAGTGCGTTGCGATGCGCGCCTGCTGTTTCTCGTCCCCCAGAAGGCGGTGTTTAGTCAAGTAGTAATTCCCGCGCCAAGAACAAAATCCACTGCTTTGCGACCTGACCTGCGCGGTCTCGGAGGAGCCGCTCAGCGGGGGACGAAACGCACCCGGAACAGTTTCGGCCACAGCTTGCCGGTCAGCAGGTAGGTGTTGTTGGAGGGGTCGAAGGCGATGCCGTTGAGGATCGCCTCGCTGCCGATCTGCCGCCGCTCCTCGGGGCTGAGGAGGCCGCTGGCGTCGATGCTGGCGCGGACGAGGCCGCTGGCGGCGGCGATGGCGACGATGCGGTCGGTCAGCCAGACGTTGGCGTAGATGGTGTCGCCGACGCACTCGAGCTCGTTGAGGCGGGGCACCGGCTGGCCGTTCTCGGTCACCGCCAGGGTGCGCTGCACGGCAAAGGTGGCGGGGTCGCGGAAGGTGAGCTGGGCGCTGCCGTCGCTCTGCACCAGCGCCTTGCCGTCGAAGCAGAGGCCCCAGCCCTCGCCCTCGTACCGCCACTCGCCGCGCGGCTCGAAGGTGGGCGGATCCCAGCGCAGGGCGCGACCGTTCTGCCAGGTGAGCTGCACCAGCTCGTCGCGCGCCCAGGCCAGCCCCTCGCCGAAGAGCGGCGGCGGCAGGTCCTTCTGCCGCAGCACCCGGCCGCTTTCCAGCTCGACCTGGCGCAGGCTCGAACGTCCGACCAGGCCGGTGCTCTCGTAGAGCGCGCCGTCGTGCAGCAGCAGGCCCTGGGTGAAGGCGCGCGGGTCGTGCGGATAGGCCGCCAGCACCTGCACGCCCAGCGCCGTCGGCTGCGCGCCGCTGGAGGTCCCCGTCGCCAGCAGCAGCAACCCGACCAGGACCGGCAGCACCCGGGCGCGATAGCGAGCCCCGCCGACGCGGTCAACCGAGCCCATCATCATCCACCGCGACGATCAGCGTCAGCCCGCGCACCGCCACCACCCGCACCGCCGCCCCGGCCTCGACCGGCGCCGCGCCGGCCGCGATCTCGGCGCGCCAGAGCTCGACGCCGACGGCGACGGTGCCGCGCGGCGCCAGGCGGCGGCGGGCGATGCCGCGCCGGCCG
Encoded proteins:
- a CDS encoding glutaminyl-peptide cyclotransferase translates to MGSVDRVGGARYRARVLPVLVGLLLLATGTSSGAQPTALGVQVLAAYPHDPRAFTQGLLLHDGALYESTGLVGRSSLRQVELESGRVLRQKDLPPPLFGEGLAWARDELVQLTWQNGRALRWDPPTFEPRGEWRYEGEGWGLCFDGKALVQSDGSAQLTFRDPATFAVQRTLAVTENGQPVPRLNELECVGDTIYANVWLTDRIVAIAAASGLVRASIDASGLLSPEERRQIGSEAILNGIAFDPSNNTYLLTGKLWPKLFRVRFVPR